The following proteins are co-located in the Sandaracinaceae bacterium genome:
- a CDS encoding PQQ-dependent sugar dehydrogenase: protein METVGPYQADVGRDCDGYPRLSLTTLPGTCVGLVTTAAHPAITAAGPRFRPRSIVQDPQRDDVFWVIDGGAQREHAGRVFRLKLAAVAEAGASPAPLAQLVMTGLNRPHGGRVGPDGKIYVGEVDGVFRFDPSAANHALDTPEHAQATPGRVALVSVPREPVITGLATQLRREDRIRYHPMSAFVFTPTGDIVLNRGSSTDRCLESLPRARCEDEADDLAALVLYRHLGDGRYASTPEVLARGLRNSVALVAHRSGTILQGENGSDFSEADSPHEELNVIVSGAHYGWPYCFDRVGRDPSWTHSDFGCDPASHAAYHAPLLLLPPHGAPLGLAYYDQQALPGLRGTLLVSLHGYRATGHRLLVFPVDARGMPTVTEPTGELVGGWDASELGPKGAPVELGVARDGSVWLVEDKNGTVLRVALERYAGMGDDARFAAGTSAPVDQPAALAAFESLRSAVLAPRCGACHAFLLQGDTALRTLRVEGWLATDGDTTQLERRVRRQHERPMPPSAPLPPEELARVLDWVAGAR, encoded by the coding sequence GTGGAGACCGTCGGGCCCTATCAGGCCGACGTCGGACGCGACTGTGACGGTTACCCGCGCCTCTCGCTCACGACGCTGCCCGGCACGTGCGTGGGGCTGGTGACCACGGCCGCGCACCCCGCCATCACCGCCGCGGGCCCGCGCTTTCGACCCCGCTCCATCGTGCAGGACCCGCAGCGCGACGACGTGTTCTGGGTCATCGACGGTGGCGCGCAGCGTGAGCACGCTGGCCGCGTGTTCCGCCTGAAGCTGGCTGCCGTGGCCGAGGCAGGCGCATCCCCAGCGCCGCTCGCGCAGCTGGTCATGACCGGTCTCAACCGACCGCACGGAGGGCGTGTGGGGCCGGATGGGAAGATCTACGTAGGCGAAGTGGACGGGGTGTTCCGCTTCGATCCGAGCGCAGCCAACCACGCGCTGGACACCCCGGAGCACGCACAAGCGACCCCCGGCCGCGTGGCGCTCGTCAGCGTCCCGCGCGAGCCGGTCATTACGGGGCTCGCCACACAGCTGCGGCGCGAAGACCGCATCCGCTACCACCCGATGAGCGCGTTCGTCTTCACGCCGACTGGCGACATCGTGCTCAACCGCGGCTCGTCCACCGACCGCTGCCTCGAGTCGCTGCCCCGCGCCCGGTGCGAAGACGAAGCGGACGACCTGGCCGCGCTGGTCCTCTATCGTCACCTCGGGGATGGACGCTACGCGAGCACCCCCGAGGTGCTGGCCCGCGGGCTGCGCAACTCGGTCGCGCTCGTGGCGCACCGCAGCGGGACCATCTTGCAGGGCGAGAACGGCTCCGACTTCAGCGAGGCGGACAGCCCTCACGAGGAGCTCAACGTGATCGTCTCGGGTGCCCACTACGGCTGGCCGTACTGCTTCGACCGCGTGGGGCGCGACCCGTCGTGGACCCACTCGGACTTCGGCTGCGACCCGGCCAGCCACGCGGCCTACCATGCACCGCTGCTGTTGCTGCCCCCGCACGGCGCGCCGCTCGGCCTCGCGTACTACGACCAGCAGGCGTTGCCCGGCCTCCGTGGGACGCTGCTCGTGTCGCTCCACGGGTACCGCGCCACGGGCCATCGCCTGCTGGTGTTCCCGGTCGACGCGCGTGGGATGCCCACGGTGACCGAGCCTACCGGGGAGCTGGTGGGCGGCTGGGACGCGAGCGAGCTGGGCCCCAAGGGTGCGCCGGTCGAGCTCGGCGTCGCGCGCGATGGCAGCGTGTGGCTCGTGGAGGACAAGAACGGCACGGTGCTGCGCGTCGCCCTCGAGCGGTACGCGGGGATGGGCGACGACGCCAGGTTCGCGGCAGGCACCTCGGCGCCCGTGGATCAGCCCGCTGCCCTCGCCGCGTTCGAGTCACTACGGTCGGCGGTCCTCGCCCCTCGTTGTGGTGCCTGTCACGCGTTCTTGCTGCAAGGAGACACGGCGCTGCGGACCCTCCGGGTCGAAGGCTGGCTGGCCACCGACGGTGACACCACGCAGCTCGAGCGCCGGGTGCGTCGTCAGCACGAGCGCCCCATGCCGCCGTCTGCGCCCCTGCCGCCGGAGGAGCTCGCGCGCGTGCTCGACTGGGTCGCGGGCGCGCGTTGA
- the lipA gene encoding lipoyl synthase: protein MNLPARKPDWLRVRLPAGEQQAQFNALRDEMRKRDLHTVCEEARCPNIFECWGQGTATIMILGETCTRGCRFCAVNTGDPGGLTDPREPENTARALEGMGLAYVVMTMVDRDDLLDGGAAHVAKTVRRIKERSPDLLVETLVGDFQGVRREVDTLIRDGRPDVFAHNVEVVPRLQRTIRDVRCSWEQSVNVLRWAKEAGAITKTSLMVGLGETEDEMLSAMQALREADVDVLTIGQYLRPTPKHAELLRYVEPEEFDAYAEAGRAMGFQFVASGPLVRSSYRAAEAFLHGVLRGEPTAVADRYGRKRSLPLVRDP, encoded by the coding sequence ATGAATTTGCCCGCACGAAAGCCCGATTGGTTGCGTGTCCGCCTCCCCGCGGGGGAGCAGCAGGCCCAGTTCAACGCGCTGCGGGACGAGATGCGCAAGCGCGACCTGCACACGGTCTGCGAGGAGGCTCGCTGCCCCAACATCTTCGAGTGCTGGGGGCAGGGCACGGCCACCATCATGATCCTGGGCGAGACGTGCACCCGCGGCTGTCGCTTCTGCGCCGTGAACACGGGCGACCCAGGCGGGCTGACCGACCCGCGCGAACCCGAGAACACGGCGCGCGCCCTCGAGGGCATGGGCCTCGCGTACGTCGTGATGACCATGGTGGACCGCGACGACCTGCTGGACGGAGGCGCGGCCCACGTGGCGAAGACCGTGCGGCGCATCAAGGAGCGCAGCCCCGACCTCCTGGTCGAGACCCTGGTGGGAGACTTCCAGGGGGTGCGGCGCGAGGTGGACACGCTCATCCGCGACGGACGCCCGGACGTGTTCGCGCACAACGTGGAGGTGGTCCCGCGCCTGCAGCGCACCATCCGCGACGTGCGCTGCTCGTGGGAACAGAGCGTGAACGTCCTGCGTTGGGCAAAAGAGGCCGGCGCGATCACCAAGACATCCCTCATGGTCGGCCTCGGAGAGACGGAAGACGAAATGCTCAGCGCCATGCAGGCTCTGCGCGAAGCCGACGTCGACGTGTTGACCATCGGGCAGTACCTGCGCCCCACCCCCAAGCACGCCGAGCTGCTGCGCTACGTGGAACCGGAAGAGTTCGACGCGTACGCGGAGGCCGGGCGCGCGATGGGCTTCCAATTCGTGGCCTCGGGTCCCTTGGTGCGGAGCAGCTACCGCGCCGCCGAGGCGTTCTTGCATGGAGTATTGAGAGGCGAGCCGACTGCCGTCGCCGACCGCTACGGTCGCAAGCGCAGCCTGCCGCTGGTGCGCGATCCCTGA
- a CDS encoding thiamine pyrophosphate-dependent dehydrogenase E1 component subunit alpha has protein sequence MPRARHLAAVPANQRATDEQERSWLRRRSPSGQSGEHPSPISHALKLRLYRGMLLSRRLDERLMALQRQGRVGFHVGHRGEEAAIIGAAAALREQDWLVPCYREFGALLMRGAPLCTYLDQMFGNAADTGHGRQMPDHFHSRAQRCLSVSAPIGTQIPHAVGLAYAARLKGRDDVALVFFGDGATSSNDFHAALNFAGVWGAPVVLACRNNGYAISLPSSQQTASKGFACKAAAYGVRGVEVDGNDVLAVYEATRDAREAAARGEGPTLLELVTYRLDAHSSSDDPRAYRSDEEVAAAAAREPIGRFKAHLLACGALSEAEDAQLQEAVDAEVRAALEAARAREKPALDTLFEDVYAETPWHLTLAAREAAQTARGGSAHTPEGSAD, from the coding sequence ATGCCCCGAGCCCGCCACCTTGCAGCCGTCCCCGCCAACCAGCGCGCGACCGACGAGCAGGAACGTTCTTGGCTGCGGCGCAGGTCTCCATCGGGGCAGTCCGGGGAGCACCCCTCGCCCATCTCGCATGCGCTCAAGCTGCGCCTCTACCGCGGCATGCTGCTCAGCCGGCGCCTCGACGAGCGGCTCATGGCCCTGCAGCGGCAGGGGCGCGTGGGCTTCCACGTCGGGCACCGCGGGGAGGAGGCCGCCATCATCGGGGCCGCCGCGGCGCTGCGCGAACAGGACTGGCTGGTGCCCTGCTACCGCGAGTTCGGGGCGCTGCTGATGCGCGGCGCGCCGCTCTGCACCTACCTGGACCAGATGTTCGGCAACGCCGCCGACACAGGGCACGGGCGCCAGATGCCGGACCACTTCCACAGCCGAGCCCAGCGCTGCCTCTCCGTCAGCGCGCCGATCGGGACGCAGATCCCGCACGCCGTGGGTCTGGCCTACGCGGCCCGTCTGAAAGGCAGGGACGACGTCGCGTTGGTGTTCTTCGGCGACGGCGCCACGAGCAGCAACGACTTCCACGCTGCGCTCAACTTCGCGGGCGTGTGGGGCGCGCCGGTCGTGCTCGCCTGCCGCAACAACGGCTACGCCATCAGCCTGCCGTCCAGCCAGCAGACCGCGTCCAAGGGCTTCGCCTGCAAGGCGGCGGCGTACGGGGTGCGCGGTGTCGAGGTGGACGGAAACGACGTACTGGCCGTGTACGAGGCCACCCGAGACGCACGCGAGGCTGCGGCGCGCGGCGAGGGCCCCACGCTGCTCGAGCTGGTCACGTACCGCCTGGACGCGCACTCGAGCTCGGACGACCCACGCGCCTATCGCAGCGACGAGGAGGTCGCGGCCGCCGCGGCGCGTGAGCCGATAGGGCGCTTCAAGGCACACCTGCTCGCGTGCGGCGCGCTCAGCGAGGCGGAAGACGCTCAGCTTCAGGAGGCTGTGGACGCCGAGGTGCGCGCCGCGCTCGAGGCCGCACGCGCGCGCGAGAAGCCAGCGCTCGACACGCTCTTCGAAGACGTGTACGCGGAGACGCCATGGCACCTCACGCTCGCAGCCCGCGAAGCCGCGCAGACCGCCCGCGGCGGCTCGGCCCACACCCCCGAAGGGAGCGCTGACTGA
- a CDS encoding alpha-ketoacid dehydrogenase subunit beta: protein MMEMNMVQAINAGLHQEMGADPDVVVLGEDVGRVGGVFRVTQGLHDAFGEQRVIDTPLNESGILGTAIGMALYGLKPIPEIQFADFIYPGFDQLVSEAAKYRYRSGGEYSVPMVVRTPFGGGIKGGLYHSQSPEALFIHTAGLKVVCPSNPYDAKGLLRASLQDPDPVLFFEPKRVYRAVKMEVPEHAYEVPLSKAAVVREGSDVTVVAWGAMLYEALAAAEQVRGDDGLDVEVIDPRTLWPLDLDTVLESVRKTGRLVIVHEAPRACGFGAELVSLVCENAFVHLEAPPQRVTGFDTPFPYALEDDYLPLAHRIAPALRETARF, encoded by the coding sequence CTGATGGAAATGAACATGGTCCAAGCGATCAACGCGGGGCTGCACCAGGAGATGGGCGCGGACCCGGACGTCGTGGTGCTGGGCGAGGACGTGGGCCGCGTCGGCGGTGTCTTCCGTGTCACGCAGGGGCTGCACGACGCCTTTGGGGAACAGCGGGTGATCGACACGCCGTTGAACGAGAGCGGCATCCTGGGCACCGCCATCGGCATGGCGCTCTATGGCCTCAAGCCCATCCCCGAGATCCAGTTCGCCGACTTCATCTATCCCGGGTTCGACCAGCTGGTCAGCGAGGCCGCCAAGTACCGCTACCGCAGCGGCGGCGAGTACAGCGTGCCCATGGTGGTGCGCACCCCGTTCGGCGGGGGCATCAAGGGTGGCCTCTACCACAGCCAGTCCCCCGAGGCGCTGTTCATCCACACCGCGGGCCTGAAGGTGGTGTGCCCCAGCAACCCGTACGACGCGAAGGGGCTGCTGCGCGCGAGCCTACAAGACCCGGACCCGGTGCTCTTCTTCGAGCCCAAGCGCGTGTACCGCGCCGTGAAGATGGAGGTGCCGGAGCACGCCTACGAGGTGCCGCTGAGCAAGGCCGCGGTGGTGCGCGAGGGCAGCGACGTGACCGTCGTCGCGTGGGGCGCGATGCTCTACGAGGCGCTGGCGGCGGCGGAGCAGGTGCGCGGTGACGACGGCCTCGACGTGGAGGTGATCGACCCGCGCACCCTCTGGCCCCTCGACCTCGACACGGTGCTCGAGAGCGTGCGCAAGACCGGTCGCCTGGTGATCGTCCACGAGGCCCCGCGCGCTTGTGGCTTCGGCGCCGAGCTGGTGTCGCTGGTGTGCGAGAACGCGTTCGTGCACCTCGAGGCCCCGCCCCAGCGGGTGACCGGCTTCGACACCCCCTTCCCCTACGCCCTCGAGGACGACTACCTCCCGCTGGCCCATCGCATCGCCCCCGCGTTGCGCGAGACGGCGCGGTTCTGA
- a CDS encoding 2-oxo acid dehydrogenase subunit E2 gives MSTDYLFKLPDLGEGMTEGEIVEWHVVVGDHVEEDGPMLEVMTDKATVSIGAPCAGWVRELRFGPGDIAKVGEVLVVIGRSDAEDASTAPTRAASVDDAPRRTAGGSPTGSTGGATPAAPAATAVGDLRDVLPGASYFRDRVAHEGDLAPGRSDGASGDAYFEAKPLATPAVRALAKELDVDLRHVRPSGALSRVLESDVRQHAAASNAAAVASEPSTVPRHGQPSNDRRRGAAVVAPPLPPPHPDDVRRPFVGVRRRIADRLQASVRSAVHFTFVEEVDVEPLIARRAALQPQAAAVGVKLTFMPFIVQAVVRGLAAHPVLNSYLDEGRNELVTRGAQHIGVAAATDAGLLVPVVRDANTLDLLATAREIERLAEGARVGSLRSDELSGSTFTVSSLGKLGGLLATPVLNYPEVGILGVHRIKDKPVVRHGAVVPGKLMMLSFSFDHRVIDGHVGASFAYAVIDALEHPASLP, from the coding sequence ATGAGCACCGACTACCTGTTCAAGCTGCCCGACCTCGGCGAGGGCATGACCGAGGGCGAGATCGTGGAGTGGCACGTTGTCGTGGGTGACCACGTGGAAGAGGACGGCCCGATGCTGGAGGTCATGACCGACAAGGCCACGGTCAGCATCGGCGCCCCGTGTGCAGGCTGGGTGCGGGAGCTGCGCTTCGGCCCCGGCGACATCGCCAAGGTGGGCGAGGTGCTGGTGGTGATCGGGCGGAGCGACGCGGAGGACGCGTCGACCGCGCCGACGCGGGCCGCGAGCGTGGACGATGCCCCGCGACGGACGGCGGGCGGATCGCCGACGGGGTCAACGGGCGGTGCGACCCCTGCGGCGCCCGCCGCGACCGCTGTGGGTGATCTGCGCGATGTCCTCCCCGGCGCGAGCTACTTCCGAGATCGGGTAGCACACGAGGGTGACCTCGCCCCCGGGCGCTCCGACGGTGCGTCAGGCGACGCGTACTTCGAGGCCAAGCCGCTCGCCACCCCCGCCGTCCGCGCGCTGGCGAAGGAGCTGGACGTGGACCTACGCCACGTGCGCCCCAGCGGCGCGCTGTCCCGCGTCCTCGAGAGCGACGTGCGGCAGCACGCCGCAGCATCGAACGCGGCTGCCGTAGCCAGCGAGCCGTCGACCGTCCCGCGTCATGGTCAGCCGTCGAACGACCGGAGGCGCGGTGCTGCAGTGGTCGCGCCCCCCTTGCCACCTCCGCACCCGGATGACGTTCGGCGACCGTTCGTCGGGGTGCGACGCCGTATCGCGGACCGCCTGCAGGCTTCGGTCCGCAGCGCCGTCCACTTCACGTTCGTCGAGGAGGTGGACGTGGAGCCGTTGATCGCGCGGCGGGCAGCCCTTCAACCGCAGGCCGCGGCGGTGGGCGTGAAGCTCACGTTCATGCCGTTCATCGTGCAGGCCGTGGTGCGCGGGCTCGCCGCTCATCCGGTGCTCAACAGCTACCTGGACGAGGGCCGCAACGAGCTCGTGACCCGCGGCGCCCAACACATCGGCGTGGCAGCCGCGACCGACGCGGGGCTGCTCGTCCCCGTCGTGCGCGACGCGAACACGCTCGACCTCCTCGCGACGGCGCGCGAGATCGAACGATTGGCCGAGGGCGCGCGCGTCGGTTCTCTCCGGAGCGATGAGCTCTCGGGGAGCACGTTCACGGTCTCGAGCCTCGGAAAGCTCGGTGGGCTGCTGGCGACGCCCGTGCTCAACTACCCGGAGGTCGGGATCCTCGGGGTGCATCGCATCAAGGACAAGCCCGTGGTGCGCCACGGCGCCGTGGTGCCCGGCAAGCTCATGATGCTGAGCTTCAGCTTCGACCACCGCGTCATCGATGGGCACGTGGGCGCTAGCTTCGCCTACGCGGTCATCGACGCGCTCGAGCACCCCGCGTCCCTGCCCTGA
- a CDS encoding GGDEF domain-containing protein: MGNDDFSDERTIVGDPSAIVAQIATESVRENAYVIVIAGPNVGEMYRLPRGEATVGRGSDATIHLPDNEISRLHAKIINRGETVIVADNNSTNGTFVNGHQVRFHALQDGDKIQIGTTTILKFSYHDALEEKFQRQMLESALRDGLTGAFNKKYFSERLTGEVAFSLRHGTPVALMLFDIDHFKPVNDTHGHLAGDSVLATFAERVSSMIRREDVFARYGGEEFAVLSRGLDIPSARSFAERIRQLIADYEFVFDDAAIPITVSVGVAGMPELTVEQPTDLVAAADQALYAAKRNGRNRTEVYAGK; the protein is encoded by the coding sequence ATGGGCAACGATGACTTCTCGGACGAGCGCACCATCGTGGGTGACCCGAGCGCGATCGTGGCCCAGATCGCAACGGAGAGCGTGCGCGAGAACGCGTACGTCATCGTGATCGCCGGGCCCAACGTGGGCGAGATGTACCGGCTGCCTCGCGGGGAGGCGACGGTCGGACGCGGCAGCGACGCGACGATCCACTTGCCGGACAACGAGATCTCGCGGCTGCACGCCAAGATCATCAACCGGGGCGAGACCGTCATCGTGGCGGACAACAACTCGACCAACGGGACGTTCGTGAATGGGCATCAAGTCCGGTTTCACGCGCTGCAAGACGGGGACAAGATCCAGATCGGCACCACGACGATCTTGAAATTCAGCTACCACGACGCCCTCGAGGAGAAGTTCCAGCGTCAGATGCTGGAGTCGGCCCTGCGTGACGGCCTGACGGGCGCGTTCAACAAGAAGTACTTCAGCGAACGGTTGACCGGCGAGGTGGCCTTTTCGCTCCGGCATGGGACGCCAGTGGCGCTCATGCTGTTCGACATCGACCACTTCAAGCCTGTCAACGATACCCACGGACACTTGGCCGGTGACTCCGTCCTCGCGACGTTCGCGGAGCGGGTGAGCAGCATGATCCGGCGCGAGGATGTCTTCGCGCGATACGGCGGCGAGGAATTCGCCGTGCTCAGCCGCGGGCTCGACATCCCCTCCGCGCGTTCCTTCGCGGAGCGCATCCGCCAGCTCATCGCAGACTACGAGTTCGTCTTCGACGACGCGGCCATCCCCATCACCGTCAGCGTTGGCGTCGCGGGGATGCCGGAGCTGACGGTGGAGCAGCCGACGGACCTCGTGGCGGCAGCCGACCAAGCGCTCTACGCCGCGAAGCGCAACGGGCGCAACCGCACCGAGGTCTACGCCGGCAAGTGA
- a CDS encoding insulinase family protein, whose translation MTEALAQQLNRGARGHRRIHFESRVPFGPGLSLARYRLGNGLRIYVLPDASAPVVSYQTWFRVGSRDEDPGKTGLAHMFEHLMFFGTTNHPKGEFDRLLEASGAENNASTWTDWTQYHENLPKGALPLAIALEADRMANLHLEPDEWAREREVVRNERSQAVDDDVYGAASEQLWSLAFAKHPYGWPTIGWARDIEAYTRADCLAFYRRWYAPNNATVVVVGDVTESDVLARVRDAYGALRPSRIERRPTPVAPALRADRRKTLRKPTPTAKLLMGYRAPGLTDPDSIVLGVLRELLTGGLSGRLTRAMTRETELASMVYASAAPFREGTLFEIYADLREGVTTEVAEARVVRELQRLASEPVSARELDKVRHQAELSFLTSMETAAGKAEQIGFYDAVLEDPSAVFARAEAYRTMRPEDVMRVARRLFDARARVVVAVQPTEPNPKPRQRTRRAQEETRV comes from the coding sequence GTGACCGAAGCCCTCGCCCAGCAGCTCAACCGCGGTGCCCGTGGGCACCGTCGTATCCACTTCGAGTCGCGCGTGCCGTTCGGGCCGGGGCTGTCGCTCGCACGCTACCGTCTCGGCAACGGGCTGCGAATCTACGTGCTGCCGGACGCGAGCGCCCCCGTGGTGAGCTACCAGACGTGGTTTCGGGTGGGCTCACGCGACGAGGACCCCGGCAAGACGGGCCTCGCCCACATGTTCGAGCACCTCATGTTCTTCGGCACGACCAACCACCCCAAGGGCGAATTCGATCGGCTGCTGGAGGCGTCTGGGGCGGAGAACAACGCGTCCACCTGGACCGACTGGACGCAGTACCACGAGAACCTCCCCAAGGGCGCGCTGCCCTTGGCGATCGCCCTCGAGGCCGACCGCATGGCCAACCTGCACCTCGAGCCGGACGAATGGGCCCGCGAACGCGAGGTGGTGCGCAACGAGCGCAGCCAAGCCGTGGACGACGACGTCTACGGGGCCGCCTCGGAGCAGCTCTGGTCGCTGGCGTTCGCGAAGCATCCCTACGGGTGGCCTACCATCGGCTGGGCGCGCGACATCGAGGCGTACACACGGGCCGACTGCCTCGCTTTCTATCGTCGCTGGTACGCCCCGAACAACGCGACCGTCGTGGTCGTCGGGGACGTGACCGAGTCCGATGTGCTGGCGCGCGTGCGTGACGCGTACGGCGCACTGCGCCCGTCGCGCATCGAACGGCGCCCGACGCCGGTGGCACCCGCGCTGCGCGCCGATCGGAGAAAGACCCTGCGCAAGCCCACCCCAACGGCCAAGCTGCTCATGGGATATCGTGCGCCGGGACTGACCGACCCCGACAGCATCGTGCTGGGGGTGCTGCGCGAGTTGCTCACCGGCGGTTTGAGCGGCCGCCTGACGCGGGCGATGACGCGTGAGACCGAGCTCGCGTCGATGGTCTACGCGAGCGCCGCACCGTTCCGTGAAGGCACGCTGTTCGAGATCTACGCCGACCTTCGCGAAGGGGTCACGACCGAGGTCGCCGAGGCCCGGGTGGTGCGGGAGCTGCAGCGCCTGGCGAGCGAGCCGGTGAGCGCTCGCGAGCTGGACAAGGTGCGCCACCAGGCTGAGCTGTCCTTCCTGACCAGCATGGAGACGGCGGCAGGCAAGGCCGAGCAGATCGGGTTCTACGACGCCGTGCTGGAAGACCCGAGCGCCGTGTTCGCGCGGGCCGAGGCCTACCGGACAATGCGCCCAGAAGACGTGATGCGCGTCGCCCGACGCCTGTTCGATGCACGCGCACGCGTCGTCGTCGCCGTCCAGCCGACCGAGCCGAATCCCAAGCCCAGGCAGCGGACGCGTCGCGCGCAGGAGGAGACGCGCGTATGA
- a CDS encoding insulinase family protein, producing the protein MSPLRFACERTQVLGMPIFLESSHTLPVVDVAVRVAAGAEFDPEGMEGLARLTLKTLRAGPRGMSERRTEEQLAGLGARLHVATTRRSLRISGSVLTRQLAPFFALLSRMLREPALRGSDLSRQRRETHAMLMAQLDDDDALAARHVRKLALGAHPFARSTVGVDASLARIDAARLRGFLDTHLRRGNLSFGFAGDIGAGQAEALVREHFGDLPGGRSRRPGIPATKLPRGRHVRIVDKPERTQTPMTFSALGSHLKDPLLDALIVANTVFGGTFASRLNNELRTKRGFTYGASSQLGRAEKRELWSMHSAPEAEHTVACAQLHLDLLERWVERGVTQRELNAAKRFLAGSYAFDVETPSKRLDLRLDRHSVGLDPDAFVHYPARMLAVTLQQANDALRARITPDHLALVVVAEAPRVQEQLAQLKGVRSVEVRPYTQPAD; encoded by the coding sequence ATGAGCCCGCTGCGGTTCGCGTGCGAGCGCACGCAGGTCTTGGGCATGCCCATCTTCCTCGAGTCCAGCCACACCCTGCCGGTCGTGGACGTGGCCGTGCGTGTCGCCGCCGGCGCGGAGTTCGACCCCGAGGGCATGGAGGGGCTGGCGCGCCTGACGCTGAAGACCCTGCGCGCCGGCCCACGTGGGATGTCCGAGCGGCGCACCGAGGAGCAGCTCGCGGGGCTCGGCGCGCGCCTGCACGTAGCCACGACGCGGCGCTCCCTGCGCATCTCGGGGTCCGTGCTGACCCGCCAGCTCGCGCCCTTCTTCGCGCTTCTCTCACGCATGTTGCGCGAACCGGCCCTGCGTGGCTCGGACCTCTCGCGTCAGCGGCGCGAGACACACGCCATGCTGATGGCCCAGCTCGACGACGACGACGCCTTGGCCGCACGTCACGTACGCAAGCTGGCGCTGGGAGCGCACCCGTTCGCGCGCAGCACGGTCGGCGTCGACGCGTCGCTCGCGCGCATCGACGCCGCTCGGCTCCGGGGCTTTTTGGACACGCACCTGCGCCGCGGCAATCTCAGCTTCGGCTTCGCAGGGGACATCGGCGCAGGGCAGGCCGAGGCCCTGGTGCGCGAGCACTTCGGTGACCTCCCCGGAGGTCGCAGTCGACGACCTGGCATCCCTGCCACCAAGCTCCCTCGCGGCCGCCACGTGCGCATCGTGGACAAGCCCGAGCGGACACAGACCCCCATGACCTTCAGCGCGCTCGGGTCGCACCTGAAGGACCCGCTCCTGGACGCACTGATCGTCGCCAACACCGTCTTCGGCGGCACGTTCGCCAGCCGCCTGAACAACGAGCTGCGCACCAAGCGGGGCTTCACGTATGGCGCCAGCAGCCAGCTGGGGCGGGCCGAGAAGCGCGAGCTGTGGTCGATGCACAGCGCGCCCGAAGCCGAGCACACGGTCGCCTGCGCACAGCTGCACCTGGATCTGCTGGAGCGCTGGGTGGAGCGAGGCGTCACGCAGCGCGAGCTCAACGCGGCGAAACGCTTCCTCGCCGGAAGCTACGCGTTCGACGTGGAGACGCCGAGCAAGCGCCTCGACCTGCGACTGGACCGCCACTCCGTTGGCCTCGACCCCGACGCGTTCGTTCACTACCCCGCGCGCATGCTGGCCGTCACTCTCCAGCAGGCGAACGACGCGCTACGCGCGCGCATCACGCCGGACCACCTGGCGCTGGTGGTGGTCGCCGAGGCGCCGCGCGTGCAAGAGCAGCTCGCGCAACTGAAGGGGGTGCGTTCGGTCGAGGTGCGGCCCTACACCCAGCCCGCCGACTGA
- a CDS encoding aminoacyl-tRNA deacylase translates to MSSAKHPVTQAVRALRAANVTYEGHLYDYVERGGTAASAAAFGVPEHIVIKTIVLEDERARALVALMHGDASVSTKALARHLGVKLVRACDPAVAERHTGYKVGGTSPFGLKRPLPVFAPASVLALPRLFINGGARGFLVTLRGVDVVRVLSPTVVECATS, encoded by the coding sequence ATGTCGTCCGCCAAGCACCCCGTCACGCAGGCCGTGCGCGCGTTGCGTGCGGCCAACGTGACCTACGAGGGACACCTCTACGACTACGTGGAGCGCGGCGGGACGGCGGCAAGCGCGGCAGCGTTCGGCGTCCCGGAGCACATCGTCATCAAGACGATCGTGCTCGAGGACGAGCGCGCGCGCGCCCTGGTTGCCCTGATGCACGGTGACGCGAGCGTCTCGACCAAGGCGCTCGCACGCCACCTCGGCGTCAAGCTGGTGCGAGCCTGCGATCCGGCCGTCGCCGAGCGTCACACCGGCTACAAGGTCGGCGGCACGTCGCCGTTCGGGTTGAAGCGGCCGCTCCCCGTGTTCGCCCCAGCGTCCGTTCTCGCGTTGCCTCGACTGTTCATCAACGGAGGCGCGCGGGGGTTCCTCGTCACGCTCCGCGGTGTGGACGTGGTCCGTGTGCTGAGCCCCACCGTCGTCGAGTGCGCGACGTCCTGA